CGTGGTCGAAGGAGAAGATGAAGTACGACTTCGGTTTGACCTCGCCGTCCTCGTTGTCGCTGAGGGCGGACGGGTCGAAGGCGACGCCCCCGCGGAGCAGGTCCTCCTTGAAGACGGCTTCCCGTGGCACATGCGGGAACCGCTCCATCAGATCCTCGACCAGCGCGGTACGACTGCCCATCCGTCTGTCTCCTCCCGGTTCAGGCGTACGTCTCACACCGTATGCCCCCGCCTGCGGCTCAGCCGTGCCGGGTCCCCGCACGACGGGCGATGTGCTCCGGTACGGCCGTCCCGGCGGGCAGCGCCGGGTCGGGCTCGGGGTCGCCCCAGACGGTGGTCAGCGGCAGGACGCCGGCCCACAGGCCGAGGGCCGCGTCGGGACCGTCGCCGTCGTCCGGGGCGCCGGTGCGGATCTTGCCGGACGCCTCCTGGAGGGAGAGGGCGAGGAGGGTGGTGGCGGCCAGCTCCTTGCGGCTGGGGCGGCGGGCGTACGACCACTGGCCGGGCGCGCAGTGCTCGGTGAGCCGGCGCAGGCCGGCCAGCTTCTCCTCGGGGTCGGTGACCTTGCGGGCGGTGCCGTGGATCATGGCGCTGCGGTAGTTGACGCCGTGTTCGAAGACGGACCGGGCGAGCACGAGCCCGTCCACGTGCGTGACGGTCACGCACACCGGGGTGTCGCCGGCCAGGCTGCGGCTGGCCACGGATCCGTGCAGATAGAGCCGGTGCTCGTCCCGCCCGTACACCGTGGGCACGACGACGGGCCGCCCCTCGACCAGCACGCCGAGATGGCACACGAAGGCGGCGTCGAGGATCGCCTCCAGCTCGGCCCGTTCGAGGCTGCCCTGCTCGCGCAGCCGATGGTGCCGCGTGCGGTCGGTGACGGGCAGGCGGGCGGGAAGCGGTTCCTGGATCATGAGCCGAAGGTACCGATATCGCAGCGATCAGACCAGGGAAATGTCGATCACATCGACACTCATCCTCACGGCAACGAAATCCGCAGCAGGCCTCCCGGTCGGCCCGTGCCGGATGAGAGGGTCGGCGCAGAACCACTCTGCAGGAGGACGCAACGGTGACAGGGACGGCCGAGACCGCCGGGACGGTCAGCAACTGGGCGCGCACCATCACGTACACGGCGCGGGAGTTCCACCGTCCGCGCACGCTCGACGCGCTCGCGGCGCTGGTGGCGGCCAGTGAGCGGGTGCGGGTGCTGGGCAGCGGGCACTCCTTCAACCGGATCGCCGACCCCGGCCCGGACGGCGTGCTGGTGTCCACCGCCGGCCTGCCCCGGGTGATCGACGTCGACACGGCGGCGCGCACGGTCCGGGTGTCCGGTGGCGTCCGCTACGCCGAGCTGGCCGAGACGGTGCACGCGCACGGTCTCGCCCTGGCCAACATGGCCTCGCTGCCGCACATCTCGGTGGCCGGCTCGGTGGCGACGGGCACGCACGGCTCGGGCGTCGGCAACGGCCCGCTGGCCTCGGCCGTGCGGGAGGTGGAGATGGTCGTCGCGAGCGGTGACACCGAGGTGATCGGCCGGGACGACGCGCGGTTCGGCGGTGCGGTGACCTCGCTCGGCGCGCTCGGCGTCGTCACCGCGCTCACGCTCGACCTGGAGCCGGCCTACGGGGTGGAGCAGCGGGTCTACACCGAACTGCCGCTGGAGGGGCTGGACTTCGGCGCCGTGGCGGCCGCGGGGTACAGCGTGAGCCTGTTCACGGACTGGCGGAAGCCGGGTTTTCGGCAGGTGTGGGTCAAGCGGCGCACGGACCGGCCGGCCGTGGACTTCCCGTGGGCGGCGCCCGCCGCAGTGGCGCTGCACCCGGTCCCGGGCATGCCCGCGGGCAACTGCACCGAGCAGTTCGGGGTGCCGGGACCGTGGCACGAGCGGCTGCCGCACTTCCGGGCGGAGTTCACGCCGAGCAGCGGGGAGGAGATCCAGTCGGAGTACCTGCTGCCGCGGTCGGCCGCGCTCGACGCGCTGTATGCGATCGACGGTATCCGGTCGACGGTCGCCGGTGTGCTGCAGACCTGCGAGGTGCGTACGGTCGCCGCCGACGCCCAGTGGCTCAGCCCGGCCCACGACCGGGATTCGGTCGCGCTGCACTTCACCTGGGTGCGGGACGAGGCGGCGGTGCTGCCGGTGGTGCGCCGGCTGGAGGAGGCGCTGGAGCCGTTCGACCCGCGGCCGCACTGGGGGAAGGTCTTCGAGATCCCCTCGGCCGCGCTCCGCGGGCGGTACGCGCGGTTCGACGACTTCGCCTCCCTGGTCCGCCGGACGGACCCGTCCGGCACGTTCGCCAACGACTTCGTGCGGGACCTCCTCGGGCTTCCCGGGCAGCGGTAGCCGCCCGCCCGGCCGGACTTCCTCCATCCCCTTTCCTAAGCCTTGTCGAATCTCCCTTCCAGCCCATAGCCTGGCGCCCGCGCCGGTGCCGAGACCGCCGGCCGGGTCCGGCTGGACGGGAGGGGAGGCGCAGCCGCGTGAAGCGCACATCACGTGACATCCGCACCGCGAACCGCTACGAGGTGTTGCGCCAGATCATCGCCGGGTCTCCCACCTCCCGGCAGGAGCTGGCCGCCGCCACCGGGCTGAGCCTGGCCACGGTCGCCACCCTGGTCGGCGAGCTGCTCGACCTCCGCATGATCACCGAGGTGGGGTTCGAGGACTCGGCCGGCGGCCGGCCGCGGGGACTGGTGGCCGTCAACGCGTCGGGGGGCGCGTTGATCGGCGTCGACATCGCGGAGACGTACGTCCATGCCGAGCTGTTCGACCTGGCGCTGAACGTGCTGGCCCGCGCCGACGAGGAGATGCGGCCCGGCGAGAGCCGCCCGGAGCAGGTGGTGGGCCATGTGGCCGCGGCCGTCGGCTCCGTGGTGGCGCAGGCCGGCATCGAGGCGGCCCGGGTGCTCGGTGTCGGGGTGAGCGTGCCGGGCCAGGTGGACCGGGACACCGGCGTCGCCGAGTACGCGCCCAACTTCGACTGGCACGACGTGCCGTTGCTCGATCTCCTCGCGGAACACATCGCCTACCCGCTTCATCTGGACAACCCGCTGCGCGCCTGCACGGTGGCCGAGCTGTGGTTCGGGGCCGCGCGGGGACGCGGGGACGCGGTCGTGGTCAATCTCGGCACGGGGGTCGGCGCCGGTCTGGCCCTCGGCGGCGGGCTGCACCGGGGCGTGAGCAACAGCGCCGGCGAGTGGGGCCACACCACGCTCGTGCTGGACGGGCGGCTGTGCCACTGCGGCAACCACGGGTGCGTCGAGACGTACGTGGGCGCGCCCGGCATCATGCAGAACCTGCGCGAACTCAGCCCGCAGTCCCCGCTGTTGCACCCCGAGGACCAGACGGCCACCATCGACGCGCTGGCCCGCGCGGTCGCCGCCGAGGACCCGGTCGCACTGAAGGTGGTCCGGGACACCGCCCGCTACCTGGGCGCCGGCATCTCCGACCTGATCAACCTGCTCAACCCGGAAGTGGTCGTGCTCAGCAGCTGGGTCGCCGCCCGGCTGGGCGAGCCGCTGCTCGGCGAGGTCCGCCAGGCCGTCGCCCGGCACGCGCTGCGCCGGCCGCTGGCCGCCACGGAGATCGTCCTGTCCCCGATCCCCACCGACCCGGTGTCCCTGGGCGCGGCCACGTTCGCGCTGGAGGGTGCGCTGCAGTCCGTCGCGCACAGGTCCGCGAAACGCGGCGCCGCGCACGCGAGGGGCCGTACCGCACCGTTTTCGTGACGACGGCTGTTCGTCTTCCTCTTTCCAGCGCCGGCTGGTGCAGGGGGATCGCGCAGACCGGCATCAAGGGCTGAGCTAGGAGACCGATGTCCTTCCGCAACCGCACCGTCACCGCTTACGTCGAGGACGTCTCGCCGGGCTCCGGGGCGCTCCCGCCCCGCGCGTGGTACGCCTCCTCCGACGCCGACTCCCTTTCACTGAACGGCCGTTGGCAGTTCCGTCTGTCGCCGGCCGCCGACGCCGAGGACGACTCCTTCGCCGCCGACGGGTACGACGCCGGTGACTGGGCGGAGGTCCCGGTCCCCGGCCACTGGGTGCTCCAGGGGCACGGCTCGCCCATCTACACCAACCACCTCTACCCGTTCCCGGTCGATCCGCCGCGGGTGCCGACCGAGAACCCGACCGGCGACCATCTGCGCGTCTTCGACCTGCCGCGGGACTGGCCGGCGGACGGCGGCGCGGTGCTGCGCTTCGACGGGGTGGAGTCCTGCGCCCGGGTGTGGCTGAACGGCACGGACCTCGGCGAGTTCAAGGGCTCGCGGCTGCCGCACGAGTTCGCCGTCGGCCCTCTGCTCAGGCCCGAGCGCAACGTCCTGGCGGTCCGGGTCCACCAGTGGTCGGCCGGCTCCTATCTGGAGGACCAGGACCAGTGGTGGCTGCCGGGCATCTTCCGGGACGTCACCCTGCTGCACCGCCCGGCGGGCTGCGCCCTCGACTTCTTCGTGCACGCCTCCTACGACCACCGCGCCGGCACCGGCACCCTGCGCGTCGACTCCGACGTGGACGGCCGGGTGACCGTGCCCGAACTCGGCGTCGACGTCGCGACCGGCGAGTGCGTCACCGTGCCGGTCGAGCCCTGGTCGGCGGAGACGCCCCGGCTGTACGACGGCGTGCTGGCCACCGCGGGCGAACGGGTGCCGCTGCGCATCGGCTTCCGCACCGTGGAACTGGCGGACGGCCTGATCAGGGTCAACGGCAGGCCGGTCCTCTTCAAGGGCGTCAACCGGCACGAGTGGCACCCGGAGAAGGGCCGCGCCCTGGACCTGGAGACCATGCGCGAGGACGTGCTGCTGATGAAACGGCACAACGTCAACGCCGTCCGCACCTCCCACTACCCGCCGCACCCGGCGTTCCTCGACCTGTGCGACGAGTACGGCCTGTGGGTGATCGACGAGTGCGATCTGGAGACCCACGGCTTCACCGAGCAGGGCTGGCGGGACAACCCCGTCGACGACGACCGCTGGACCCCGGCCCTGCTGGACCGGGCGTCCCGCATGGTCGAACGGGACAAGAACCACCCGTCGGTCGTGATCTGGTCGCTCGGCAACGAGGCCGGCACCGGCCGGGGCCTGACCGCGATGGCCGAGTGGATCAAGGGCCGGGACCCCTCCCGGCTGCTCCACTACGAGGGCGACATCGGCTGCCGTGACACCGACATGTACTCCCGGATGTACGCCGCCCACGCCGAGGTCGAGCGGATCGGCCGCGGCCTGGACGGCGGCACCCTCAAGCGACGCGGGCTCCCCTTCATCCTCTGCGAGTACGCGCACGCCATGGGCAACGGGCCCGGCGGACTCGCCGACTACCAGCGGCTGTTCGAAGCGTACGACCGGCTGCAGGGCGGCTTCGTGTGGGAGTGGATCGACCACGGCATCGCCCATCCCGGACTGGGCTACGCCTACGGCGGCGACTTCGGCGAGGAACTGCACGACGGCAACTTCGTCTGCGACGGCCTGCTCTTCCCCGACCGGACGCCCTCCCCCGGGCTCGCCGAGTTCAAGAAGGTGATCGAACCGGTCGGTATCACCGGCGACTTCGGCGACGGCACGGTCCGGGTCACCAACAAGCAGGACTTCGCGGGTCTGTCGGCACTGGCGTTCACCTGGTCGTACGAGGTCGACGGGGAACCGGTGGAGTCGGGCGCCCTGCCGGTGCCGGCGCTGGCGCCCGGCGAGTCCGCCGACGTCAAGCTGCCCGCGCCGCCGGCCGGGGCGCCGGCCGGCGAGGCCCACTGGACGGTCCGCGCGGCGCTCGCGGAGGACACGGCCTGGGCGCCGAAGGGCCATGTCGTGGCCTGGGGCCAGGTCCCGGCGTCGGAGCGCCGGGCGCCCACGGTCCCGGCGACCGCCCGTCCGGTGCCCGGCGACGGGGTGATCACGCTCGGCCCCGGCACCTTCGACGCCCGCACCGGCGCCCTGACGGCCGTCGGCGGCGTGCCGGTCTCCGGGCTGCGCCTGGACGTGTGGCGGGCCACCACCGACAACGACGACGGCGCGCCCTGGCAGCCCGACCTGCGCTACGGGCCGGTGTGGCGGCGGCTCGGCCTGCACCGGATGCGGCACCGGCTGGACGCGGTGGAGACCGGCGAGCACACCCTGACGGTCCGCACCCGGGTGGCGCCGGCGGCGCGGGAGCTGGGCCTGTCGACCGAGTACCGCTGGACGTCGGACGGCGACCGTCTGCGGCTGACCGTGTCCACCACCCCCGAGGGCGACTGGACGGTCCCCCTGCCCCGGCTGGGCATCCGCTTCGCGCTGTCCGCGGCCGACGGTGTGCGGTGGTACGGCGGCGGCCCCGGCGAGGCGTACCCCGACACCAGGGCGGCGGCGATGGTCGGCCGCTGGCAGTCGACGGTGGACGGTATGCAGACGCCGTACGTCCGCCCGCAGGAGAACGGCGCCCGCATCGACGTCCGCTGGGCGGAACTCGGCGGCCTGCGCATCGAGGGCGACCCGGCCTTCTTCCTCACCGCCCGCCGCTGGACCACCGAACACCTGGACGCCGCCGCACACCGCACCGACCTCACGCCCGGAAACGCCGTCTGGGTCAACCTGGACCACGCCCAGCACGGCATCGGCTCCCAGTCCTGCGGTCCCGGCCCCCTGCCCCGGTACCAGCTGCACGCGGAACCGGCGCGGTTCTCCTTCGTGTTCTCCGCCGCCCCCGGCCCGAAGGCCGACTGACCACCACGGCCCCGGCACCACCCCGGCCGGCCGGGTCTCCCACCCGGCCGGCCGCGCTCACACCGGCGCCCGCCCGCTGCGCCGGCGCGCCGGGACGGGCCGGTGCGGGACCGGCCGTGCGCAGTTCAGGGGGCCGCTCACCTGCTATACCTAGGGCCTCAACCAGGGCTCCCAGGACAAGGAAAGGCAGGCTTGCATGGCCCGGGCCGGCGTCACCGTCGAGCGGCTGGTCGCGGCGGCTGCCGAGCTTGCCGACGAGGCGGGCTTCGCGCACGTCACGCTGTCCGCGCTGGCCCGGCGGTTCGGGGTGAAGGACGCGAGTCTGTACTCGCATGTCCGGGGGCTGGACGACCTGCGTACCCGGCTCGCGCTGTACGCCGGCGGTGAGCTGATCGACCGGATCGCGCCGGCCGTCGCGGGCCGCGCGGGCAAGGACGCGCTGGCCGCCTTCGCCGGCGCCTACCGGGCCTACGCGCTGGAGCACCCCGGCCGGTACGCGGCCACCCAGATCCGTATCGACCAGTCGCTCGTCGCCGACTCCCCCGCGATGCGCCGGACCGCCGAGATCACCTACGGCATGCTGCGCGGCTACGGCCTTCAGGAGCCCGACCTGACCGACGCCGTACGCCTGCTGCGCAGCACCTTCCACGGCTACTGCGCCCTGGAGTCCTGTGGCGGCTTCGGCGCCGACCGGGACGTACAGGCCTCCTGGGACAAGGCGGTCGACGCGCTGCACCTGGCCCTCACCCACTGGCCGCGCGAGACGGCGCGGGGGGACGCCGGCGCCGGCTGACGTCACCCTTGGGTCGCGGGGTGTCCCTTGCCCAGGCCCGGACCTTCCTGCCGCGGGGCAGCGTCGCCCGGGCAGGGCGCACCCCTGTGCGTCTGACGCCCTGTCACGTCGAGGCGATCACCGCCCGGGTGCGGGCGGCCGAGCGCCTGCACCTCCCCGTAGGACGGCGTGGCGCCCTCCGGCGCGCGCCCGTCCGCCACGGCGGCCATCGCCTCCACCGCCGCGCCCAGCGCCCGCCGGTAGAGCAGCGAGCCGACGCTGACCCGGCGCACGCCGAGGCCGGCCAGCTCGGCGACCGTCGGCCCCGCGGGCGACCAGAGGATGTTCAGGGGCAGATCGAGGTGCCGTACGAGGGCGGCGATGCGCCCGGGATCGGTCAGACCGGGCACGAACACCCCGTCGGCGCCCGCCTGCCGGTAGGCCTCCAGGCGCCGCAGGGTGTCCCGCTCGTCGCCGTCGCCGCACCAGTGCGTGTCGGTGCGGGCGTTGACGAACAGGCCCGGTGCGGCGGCCTTCACCGCGGCGATCTTCGCCGCGTGCCGGTCGGCCGGCCCCAGCGCGTCCTCCAGGTTGATCCCGGCCGCGCCGGCCGCCCACACCGCGCGCGCCAGCTCCGCCACGTCGTCGGGGTCCCGGCTGAAGCCGTCCTCGGCGTCGACCGACAGGAGGAAGGGTTCCGCACCGAGGGTCCGGGCGAGCCGGACCGTCTGCTCGCGGGTCGCGCCCCGGCCGTCGGGCAGCCCGTCGGCCGCCGCCACGGCCAGGCTCGTGGTGCCGATCGCCGGGAAGCCGCGCGCGGCGAGCGCCGCCGCCGAGGCGTGGTCCCAGGCGTTGGGCAGCAGCAGCGGCTCGCCGGGCCGGTGGTGGAGCGCGGCGAACGGGGTCCGGGGGTGCTCTGCGGTCATACGGCCACGCTAGGACCGGAACCCTTCGGCGCCCGCCGAACCGTGGCTCCGCCCGCCCCGCGCCCCTCACCGGCGCGCCACCGCCCACTGCGGGTCCGCGCATCCTCCCTCCGAGGCCGTGAAAGCGAAGACGTGTTCCGCTCCGGAGGCCCAGCGGACGCTCACCCGGCGGTCCTCCCCCACCGCCACGGACACCAGCTCGGCCAGGGGCCGGGGATGCGGCTCGCCGGTGAGCCGGGCGAGTGCCACGAGAAGTGCGGTCCCGTCCGCGCCGGTGTGCCCTGTCGGTCCCTGCACGCCCTCCGACAGGCCCGACACCGGCAGGAGTTCGGCCCGCAGCCCGTCGGGAGCCTGCCATCCCGTGATCCGCACCGGGGTCCCGGGCGCGGCGCCGGCCACGAGATGGGC
This genomic interval from Streptomyces sp. NBC_00557 contains the following:
- a CDS encoding glycoside hydrolase family 2 TIM barrel-domain containing protein; translated protein: MSFRNRTVTAYVEDVSPGSGALPPRAWYASSDADSLSLNGRWQFRLSPAADAEDDSFAADGYDAGDWAEVPVPGHWVLQGHGSPIYTNHLYPFPVDPPRVPTENPTGDHLRVFDLPRDWPADGGAVLRFDGVESCARVWLNGTDLGEFKGSRLPHEFAVGPLLRPERNVLAVRVHQWSAGSYLEDQDQWWLPGIFRDVTLLHRPAGCALDFFVHASYDHRAGTGTLRVDSDVDGRVTVPELGVDVATGECVTVPVEPWSAETPRLYDGVLATAGERVPLRIGFRTVELADGLIRVNGRPVLFKGVNRHEWHPEKGRALDLETMREDVLLMKRHNVNAVRTSHYPPHPAFLDLCDEYGLWVIDECDLETHGFTEQGWRDNPVDDDRWTPALLDRASRMVERDKNHPSVVIWSLGNEAGTGRGLTAMAEWIKGRDPSRLLHYEGDIGCRDTDMYSRMYAAHAEVERIGRGLDGGTLKRRGLPFILCEYAHAMGNGPGGLADYQRLFEAYDRLQGGFVWEWIDHGIAHPGLGYAYGGDFGEELHDGNFVCDGLLFPDRTPSPGLAEFKKVIEPVGITGDFGDGTVRVTNKQDFAGLSALAFTWSYEVDGEPVESGALPVPALAPGESADVKLPAPPAGAPAGEAHWTVRAALAEDTAWAPKGHVVAWGQVPASERRAPTVPATARPVPGDGVITLGPGTFDARTGALTAVGGVPVSGLRLDVWRATTDNDDGAPWQPDLRYGPVWRRLGLHRMRHRLDAVETGEHTLTVRTRVAPAARELGLSTEYRWTSDGDRLRLTVSTTPEGDWTVPLPRLGIRFALSAADGVRWYGGGPGEAYPDTRAAAMVGRWQSTVDGMQTPYVRPQENGARIDVRWAELGGLRIEGDPAFFLTARRWTTEHLDAAAHRTDLTPGNAVWVNLDHAQHGIGSQSCGPGPLPRYQLHAEPARFSFVFSAAPGPKAD
- a CDS encoding TetR/AcrR family transcriptional regulator; this translates as MARAGVTVERLVAAAAELADEAGFAHVTLSALARRFGVKDASLYSHVRGLDDLRTRLALYAGGELIDRIAPAVAGRAGKDALAAFAGAYRAYALEHPGRYAATQIRIDQSLVADSPAMRRTAEITYGMLRGYGLQEPDLTDAVRLLRSTFHGYCALESCGGFGADRDVQASWDKAVDALHLALTHWPRETARGDAGAG
- a CDS encoding FAD-binding protein encodes the protein MTGTAETAGTVSNWARTITYTAREFHRPRTLDALAALVAASERVRVLGSGHSFNRIADPGPDGVLVSTAGLPRVIDVDTAARTVRVSGGVRYAELAETVHAHGLALANMASLPHISVAGSVATGTHGSGVGNGPLASAVREVEMVVASGDTEVIGRDDARFGGAVTSLGALGVVTALTLDLEPAYGVEQRVYTELPLEGLDFGAVAAAGYSVSLFTDWRKPGFRQVWVKRRTDRPAVDFPWAAPAAVALHPVPGMPAGNCTEQFGVPGPWHERLPHFRAEFTPSSGEEIQSEYLLPRSAALDALYAIDGIRSTVAGVLQTCEVRTVAADAQWLSPAHDRDSVALHFTWVRDEAAVLPVVRRLEEALEPFDPRPHWGKVFEIPSAALRGRYARFDDFASLVRRTDPSGTFANDFVRDLLGLPGQR
- a CDS encoding pyridoxamine 5'-phosphate oxidase family protein — translated: MIQEPLPARLPVTDRTRHHRLREQGSLERAELEAILDAAFVCHLGVLVEGRPVVVPTVYGRDEHRLYLHGSVASRSLAGDTPVCVTVTHVDGLVLARSVFEHGVNYRSAMIHGTARKVTDPEEKLAGLRRLTEHCAPGQWSYARRPSRKELAATTLLALSLQEASGKIRTGAPDDGDGPDAALGLWAGVLPLTTVWGDPEPDPALPAGTAVPEHIARRAGTRHG
- a CDS encoding ROK family protein, producing MKRTSRDIRTANRYEVLRQIIAGSPTSRQELAAATGLSLATVATLVGELLDLRMITEVGFEDSAGGRPRGLVAVNASGGALIGVDIAETYVHAELFDLALNVLARADEEMRPGESRPEQVVGHVAAAVGSVVAQAGIEAARVLGVGVSVPGQVDRDTGVAEYAPNFDWHDVPLLDLLAEHIAYPLHLDNPLRACTVAELWFGAARGRGDAVVVNLGTGVGAGLALGGGLHRGVSNSAGEWGHTTLVLDGRLCHCGNHGCVETYVGAPGIMQNLRELSPQSPLLHPEDQTATIDALARAVAAEDPVALKVVRDTARYLGAGISDLINLLNPEVVVLSSWVAARLGEPLLGEVRQAVARHALRRPLAATEIVLSPIPTDPVSLGAATFALEGALQSVAHRSAKRGAAHARGRTAPFS
- a CDS encoding isocitrate lyase/PEP mutase family protein, which produces MTAEHPRTPFAALHHRPGEPLLLPNAWDHASAAALAARGFPAIGTTSLAVAAADGLPDGRGATREQTVRLARTLGAEPFLLSVDAEDGFSRDPDDVAELARAVWAAGAAGINLEDALGPADRHAAKIAAVKAAAPGLFVNARTDTHWCGDGDERDTLRRLEAYRQAGADGVFVPGLTDPGRIAALVRHLDLPLNILWSPAGPTVAELAGLGVRRVSVGSLLYRRALGAAVEAMAAVADGRAPEGATPSYGEVQALGRPHPGGDRLDVTGRQTHRGAPCPGDAAPRQEGPGLGKGHPATQG